One window of Plasmodium relictum strain SGS1 genome assembly, chromosome: 14 genomic DNA carries:
- a CDS encoding AP-3 complex subunit sigma, putative, translating to MIKGVIIINNSGKPRFLRFYDGSSHERQQLIIKKIHEILTKRLDKECCCFIEDKELFDSDVKVVYRHFATLYFVFIIDTMESELGILDLIQVFVQVLDANFENVCELDLIYNYEQINYILDEIIMGGIVLETNIDTIISSINGSKKLIENESSFFGD from the coding sequence atGATAAAAGgtgtaataataattaataattccGGAAAACCAAGATTTTTACGTTTTTATGATGGAAGTAGTCATGAGAGACaacaattaataattaaaaaaattcatgaaattttaacaaaaagaTTGGATAAAGAATGTTGTTGTTTTATTGAAGACAAGGAATTATTCGATTCAGATGTAAAAGTTGTATATAGGCATTTTGCTACTTTATatttcgtttttattattgataCTATGGAAAGTGAATTAGGAATTTTAGATTTAATTCAAGTCTTTGTTCAAGTTTTAGATGCTAATTTCGAAAATGTTTGTGAACTggatttaatatataattatgaacaaattaattatatattagaCGAAATAATTATGGGGGGCATAGTATTAGAAACAAATATAGATACAATAATTAGTTCAATAAATGGatctaaaaaattaattgaaaATGAATCTTCTTTTTTCGGTGACTAA
- a CDS encoding apicoplast dimethyladenosine synthase, putative, which produces MSKVYTKFIVLFLLFVKIKIHILKEINNVTFLSSNYFCTKFNKRDNRNIVLYYLFNEKNIKQNLKKRKIGKKKLILLYDSITNEDGNTDDKNKDSKKNYISQIFQGISIYPLKQEDEDNPLRTKIPAREFKPKRSLGQNYLKDENIIRKMVDAVESGISKNFLFQNNKTNVKKKKKKKGKRNEEINKSEKKNDNNINAENEINIKCQNFESIKNKGNGIIELGCGLGQISKFLFKKYPNMTGIEIDSRALSIISRTMPEFDFIHDDVLQVNYKELSLNKKTKLTVIGNLPFYITSQILFCLLDFYKYIEQAIVTIQYEVGQRIVAKPNDKDYSILSILFSLYSKPYMLFKIPSQAFYPIPKVEAAVMKIIFTKEDINCNLLYLKQILRYAFQQRRKKLKTSLKPLLNEYNINQLPQPFLDLRPQQLFPFQFIELTNLLFPLNLYPFDQNTQTKVWRKKKHGE; this is translated from the coding sequence atgagTAAAGTATATACGAAATTTATAGTTCTCTTTCTcttatttgtaaaaataaaaattcacattttaaaagaaattaataatgtGACATTTTTAAGTTCTAATTATTTTTGtacaaaatttaataaaagagaTAATAGAAATATAGTTTTATACTAtctttttaatgaaaaaaatataaagcagaatttaaaaaaaagaaaaattggtaagaaaaaattaattttattatatgattCTATAACAAATGAAGATGGAAATActgatgataaaaataaagactcaaaaaaaaattatataagtcAGATTTTTCAAGGAATATCTATTTATCCTTTAAAACAAGAAGATGAAGATAATCCATTAAGAACAAAAATACCAGCAAGAGAATTTAAACCGAAAAGAAGTTTGGGTCAAAATTActtaaaagatgaaaatataattcgAAAGATGGTTGATGCAGTTGAATCAGGTATTAGTAAGAATTTcctttttcaaaataataagacgaatgttaaaaaaaaaaaaaaaaaaaagggaaaaagaaatgaagaaattaataaaagtgaaaaaaaaaatgataataatataaatgcagaaaatgaaataaatattaaatgtcAAAATTTTGAAAGTATAAAGAATAAAGGTAATGGAATAATAGAATTGGGTTGTGGTTTAGGGCAAATtagtaaatttttattcaaaaaatatcCAAATATGACAGGAATAGAAATAGATAGTAGAGCTTTATCAATAATTAGCCGAACGATGCCTGAATTTGATTTTATTCATGATGATGTATTACAagtaaattataaagaattgtctttaaataaaaagacaAAATTAACTGTTATTGGGAATTTGCCATTTTATATAACATCACAAATATTATTTTGCTTATtagatttttataaatatatagaacAAGCAATAGTAACTATTCAATATGAAGTAGGACAAAGAATAGTAGCTAAACCTAACGATAAAGATTATTCTATTTTAAGCATACTTTTTAGTTTATACTCTAAGCCTTATATGCTTTTTAAAATTCCTAGTCAAGCATTTTATCCAATTCCTAAAGTGGAAGCAGCAgttatgaaaattatttttacaaaagaagatattaattgtaatttgttatatttaaaGCAAATCTTAAGGTATGCATTTCaacaaagaagaaaaaaattaaaaacaagTTTAAAACCATTACTTAATGAATACAATATTAATCAATTACCACAGCCATTTTTAGATCTCAGGCCCCAACAATTATTTCCCTTTCAGTTTATTGAGCTTACCAATTTGTTATTtcctttaaatttatatccTTTTGATCAAAATACTCAAACTAAAGTgtggagaaaaaaaaaacatggagaataa
- the G377 gene encoding osmiophilic body protein, putative: MKIILFTVLFHTLAFFSKGENTLNFEKIITFLKESNAIPEFVPNILNDVVVVIPPYLIYKYKNKIYHLHNDIDANSKRKLEIYDESGSLVSDEPDAEQLETPLKPEEQGEKPLVHPEKPSKDVLDESKLPGDEEKSKEPKEELKETEEKKPEKEEPEEKKTEKEEPEEKKTEKEPEEEPEEQLEVDEETGIGIPKKEIYEEEEDEERKKEKEEEKEEEKKNKFELPKEVELTSAEKQKNIVIHFYNKGINYKLKELIEYKEKEIIFNNIEKGYTLFYKNSTKVEPRNNIHDVKVNDYNGFLKALHILFKESKEKYYTINNVPKEDLIFLFKHLYINVYNSLKKYLFFIGYNFEDYVYSADNFSLNKLLNDFFFLTDNNYIGDGSFKNIIKNIKYIPTAKDKLSLKKIEKSIKNFLRLNDLKVLDLKLFHHLFSKNFILNYSESDLIRFLTDIVNIAQIDLSPRVIGACLKFFLEKIDINLMPSYPTSSTYDNRLFIENNDLLYTIEVIYRDFLKIFYTNNFITHMLVPMNHRNLYQLTPWLHDIYANFESTYDFLSVKYSIILCYNTSWMIRNYFSGYSEVRDLISKHKKSSKIDTLDKFLNELINLFVIKKGSESVIPVLSTLEKPVARRLSESVAHEETEDEAEDEEEKEELIKKIKRKEELRKKMELELEEERKKKLKDIKDQKEKAEREEEELRDKKDKEEEAKIQKLEEEEETAEVLQDETFDREYEEDYKADLEFAKSREGSGIDDNAPAYLKEAIATREPDSFYYNHAKSYLKRKIEEVYNTHIKSAYKFITDLNRKMDDIIFELEGTVYPDFEEVKDEAIQECNQNFDKLKDKIKNKENQKNMETYKKEIESELSEIEEKTDEKYVIIEDLFLEKLNKYKDDTKKFCVKKFYGNFRKSLGKKKMKMLEEFRYSYRYALRFVKDLTKIDEQEYTKVLTEIYTEDKKKYKEEYKASRRLIAKSLDEEYDSLLTNYFNKVEAIVEHNVQEVRKHVVGKVDHMIKELYNEMDVELRIERIRLNNEKKKIIEKFDKLVEDDKKLSEDLKISEAKLGEIQSDTPDKAEKEKVLNKEIEDLKEKIEYNKKEIIKFRSDFNTTSEELDKISEKMDIINELHKKFLLLKYDIIKQYKVSKGNTEIFIVNSDKVSDIYKSIENIMKESILTLDELKFEENDLKKKIEILQDKIEDISLDINVREKLFENISDGENTAKYDLKKQKLVELTSEINKFKEKLEESEVKREIISDELQYLTSDSLSEIPNSLKILLPDESEKHENKSFEDFVTSIKTELGVENDAFRRLVMTFDEDINDHEDELIFVYNFSKILHDENNMREKIDAGFHKILNAYTERVAMFYTDFKNYFELWKKTEQEEINKDTLSYLEKNIIHLEDFLEKLRNGVHIPDVSYIITNNDIFTKQIKNEKPELLEAYTPLVAKFNELEKEGISINENFNELVLYENNFQLDSDKLVWYKAILKKYLQRTKDLYQKSYDYNELSKGDVTGILDKKVDTYLAKPILLQYGGDVWGEPSEKKNLRVISDERKFPYILKEIKDDYALDKIINSNLKKTGKLKDLTDYMNVKLYNVIEEKDTKLYLFEKDEIDKLNLINHDGKLIEGNLKNLLTHIKFSNIDVHIRKIEESISKIIKNLELNYDSIIEIIKYLKSNKKIIHIRDIINVSKIILDNSNIFFIKNDVLTIYICAILELLGIEIKTEDIQDKDIKSRVLVYLNVLKSYHYEKIRIRDQIKDYVIKFLIPQKEFETLNYSSQLYNFILAINESIDGNPKNYELFKKKENEFHSKLVYAMKKGIQDFMIYVITTIMNDNPKLKEEEYYDDNYNNIERDRFNYANYIWKRVDINEVLTLYFYVINPGFRVLLHNYFIKADINCLKDYEKFNFKELLFFLNSETINEDFKAYMKSLEFFEVPPLVILLRFFFDEKFKHLFKFDKIREVIEPYLSSQVFNENTKVMIAKLIYSFFVRLNYHSVSYFDGDLMKIIDKSDLKILSLFHNILNKMNYILYCNNEKLYLERYAPTNILSNKTFKLDALKIFQEFLNTLPEYIKRPLVNFFETDFIETTTSLISDFFKYVKTFLDIDKNKDLFESEDANKIESFFKLNYVFSKNKNVIEETYEKLMENKPYFKDMPILYSRKVKYDHTNEKLIYQNELELGDIFDQKAFNLLMEMLFKEHFTFSYLNKRFSEFMKKNGFVFPKFEKLKEKIISLENEKFYLDLYKYLYDRLQLLNVSQPIQELYYLFIKKLLDYSLLPKKLVDDELQESLNTELQNKYFRYFNFLEKLFKCLFNFYYYDEAYHCESFGFFTNEEIPHEQKVLKLMQTPYIDIPEPTKHNPIHEEYKIENDNITFDFFKQFIPSSESMEKEKIDAEVFKLRYFIAEITKFILRTVLKKMPSNYLINMKHDTLSIDIDDIISNMYSFFKEARKSKKPDESEILEIPDSMGSINNFNNNDGQVKFENIKYYFNNYITEYFLKNNMIFKHFNDFIKHIDKFKQYFPTLSELYLFIDKRVNIINSLYNPYYTKMAKTQTIIQIFIDILKSFGLELYEL; this comes from the coding sequence atgaaaataattttatttactgTTTTATTTCACACACttgcttttttttctaaaggTGAGAACACATTGAATTTTGAGAAGATAATAACATTTCTTAAAGAAAGCAATGCTATACCTGAGTTCGTACCAAACATTTTAAATGATGTAGTTGTAGTAATCCCTCCTTACTTAATATATAAgtataagaataaaatatatcatcTACACAATGATATTGATGCAAattcaaaaagaaaattagaaATTTATGATGAATCAGGTTCCTTAGTATCAGATGAACCAGATGCAGAACAATTAGAAACCCCATTAAAACCTGAAGAACAAGGAGAAAAGCCACTTGTACATCCTGAAAAACCGTCAAAAGACGTATTAGATGAAAGTAAATTACCAGGTGATGAAGAAAAATCAAAAGAACCAAAAGAAGAACTAAAAGAAACAGAAGAAAAAAAGCCAGAAAAAGAAGAAccagaagaaaaaaaaacagaaaaagaagaaccagaagaaaaaaaaacagaaaaagAACCAGAAGAAGAACCAGAAGAACAGTTAGAAGTAGATGAAGAAACAGGAATTGGAATACCCAAAAAAGAGATTTacgaagaagaagaagatgaagaaagaaaaaaagaaaaagaagaagaaaaagaagaagaaaaaaaaaacaagttTGAATTACCAAAAGAGGTAGAATTAACTAGTGCTGAAAAGCAAAAGAATATCGTTATACATTTTTACAATAAAGggataaattataaattaaaagaactaattgaatataaagaaaaagaaattatatttaacaatatagaaaaaggatatactcttttttataaaaattctaCGAAGGTTGAACCAAGAAATAATATTCATGATGTAAAGGTAAATGATTATAATGGTTTTTTAAAAGCTTtgcatattttatttaaagaaagtAAGGAAAAATATTACACAATAAATAATGTACCTAAAGAagatttaatatttctttttaaacatttatatataaatgtctacaattctttaaaaaagtatttattttttatcgGATATAATTTTGAAGACTACGTTTATTCTGCtgataatttttcattaaataagcttttaaatgatttctttttcttaacTGATAACAATTACATAGGTGATggatcatttaaaaatataataaaaaatatcaagTATATTCCCACTGCAAAAGATAAattaagtttaaaaaaaatagaaaaatcaATTAAAAACTTTCTGAGGTTGAATGATTTAAAAGTTTTAGATCTTAAATTATTCCatcatttattttcaaaaaattttattttaaattatagtgAAAGTGATTTAATAAGATTTTTAACAGATATAGTGAACATTGCACAAATAGATTTATCTCCTAGAGTTATTGGTGCatgtttaaaatttttcttggaaaaaattgatataaaTCTAATGCCTTCGTACCCAACGAGTTCAACTTATGATAATAGATTATTTATTGAAAACaatgatttattatatacaatAGAAGTAATATATAGAGATTTTCTAAAAATCTTTTATACAAATAACTTTATAACACATATGCTTGTTCCCATGAATCATAGAAATTTATATCAATTAACCCCATGGTTACATGATATTTATGCCAATTTTGAAAGCACATATGATTTTTTATCAGTAAAATATAGTATAATATTATGTTATAATACATCTTGGATGAttagaaattatttttcaggTTATTCTGAAGTAAGAGATTTAATAAGTAAACATAAAAAGTCATCTAAAATTGATACAttagataaatttttaaatgaattaataaatttatttgtaataaaaaaggGATCTGAATCAGTAATACCTGTTTTATCAACTTTAGAAAAACCTGTTGCAAGAAGATTAAGTGAATCGGTAGCGCATGAAGAAACAGAAGACGAAGcagaagatgaagaagaaaaggaagaattaataaagaaaataaaaagaaaagaggAATTAAGAAAGAAAATGGAATTAGAATTGGaagaagaaagaaaaaaaaagttaaaagaCATAAAAGACCAAAAAGAGAAAGCTGAAAGAGAAGAAGAGGAATTAAgagataaaaaagataaagaagaagaagCAAAAATTCAGAAAttagaagaagaagaagaaacaGCTGAAGTATTACAAGATGAAACTTTTGATAGAGAATATGAAGAAGATTACAAAGCAGATTTAGAATTTGCAAAATCACGTGAAGGCTCGGGAATTGATGATAATGCACCTGCTTATTTAAAAGAAGCAATAGCTACAAGAGAACCtgattcattttattataatcatGCAAAGAgctatttaaaaagaaaaattgaaGAAGTGTATAATACCCATATAAAATCtgcatataaatttattacaGATTTAAACAGAAAAATGGATGATATCATATTCGAGTTAGAGGGGACTGTTTATCCTGATTTCGAAGAAGTTAAAGATGAAGCAATACAAGAATGCAATCAAAATTTTGAcaaattaaaagataaaataaagaacaaagaaaatcaaaaaaatatggaaACTTATAAAAAAGAGATAGAATCAGAATTAAGTGAAATTGAAGAGAAAACAGatgaaaaatatgtaataatAGAAGATTTGTTCTTAGAAAAACTAAACAAGTATAAAGATGATACTAAAAAATTTTGCGTCAAGAAGTTTTATGGAAATTTCAGGAAAAGtttaggaaaaaaaaaaatgaagatgcTAGAAGAGTTTAGATATTCTTATAGGTATGCACTTAGATTTGTAAAAGATTTGACTAAAATTGATGAGCAAGAATACACAAAAGTTCTTACAGAAATATATACggaagacaaaaaaaaatataaagaggAATATAAAGCAAGTAGGAGATTAATAGCAAAGAGTTTAGATGAAGAATATGATTCTCTATTAACTAATTATTTCAACAAAGTAGAAGCTATTGTTGAACATAATGTTCAAGAAGTTAGAAAACATGTAGTAGGTAAAGTAGATCATATGATTAAAGAATTGTATAATGAAATGGATGTTGAATTACGAATAGAAAGAATAAGACTtaacaatgaaaaaaaaaagataattgaAAAGTTTGATAAATTAGTTGAggatgataaaaaattatcagaAGACTTAAAAATAAGTGAAGCCAAATTAGGTGAAATCCAAAGTGATACTCCAGATAAAgcagaaaaagaaaaagtattaaataaagaaatagaagatttaaaagaaaaaatagagtataataaaaaggaaataattaaatttagatCGGATTTTAATACTACTTCAGAAGAACTTGATAAAATAAGCGAAAAAATGGATATTATAAATGAACtgcataaaaaatttttgttattgaAATATGATATTATTAAGCAGTATAAGGTGAGTAAAGGAAATACTGAGATATTTATAGTAAATTCAGATAAGGTAtctgatatatataaatcaaTAGAAAACATAATGAAAGAGTCTATCTTAACATTAGATGAATTAAAATTTGaagaaaatgatttaaagaaaaaaatagagaTACTTCAAGATAAGATAGAAGATATCTCTTTGGATATAAATGTaagagaaaaattatttgaaaatatttcAGATGGAGAAAATACTGCAaaatatgatttaaaaaaacaaaagttAGTAGAATTAACtagtgaaataaataaatttaaagaaaagtTGGAAGAATCAGAAGTAAAAAGGGAAATCATATCAGATGAATTGCAATATTTAACTAGTGATAGTTTATCTGAAATACCAAATTCTTTGAAAATACTATTACCAGACGAATCAGAAAAACATGAAAACAAATCATTCGAAGATTTTGTAACATCAATTAAAACTGAATTAGGAGTAGAAAATGATGCATTTAGAAGATTAGTTATGACATTTGATGAAGATATAAATGATCATGAAGATGAActaatttttgtttataattTCTCGAAAATTTTAcatgatgaaaataatatgagAGAAAAAATTGATGCTGGGTTTCATAAAATTCTTAATGCATATACTGAAAGAGTAGCAATGTTTTACActgattttaaaaattattttgaattatGGAAAAAAACAGAACAGGAAGAAATTAACAAAGATACATTAagttatttagaaaaaaatattattcatttAGAAGATTTCTTAGAAAAACTAAGAAATGGTGTTCATATTCCTGATGTAAGCTATATTATAACAAACAATGATATTTTTACTAAACagataaaaaatgaaaaaccGGAATTACTTGAGGCTTATACACCATTAGTAGcaaaatttaatgaattagaaaaagaagGAATTTCAAtcaatgaaaattttaatgaactagttttatatgaaaataatttccAACTTGATTCAGATAAATTAGTGTGGTATAAAGcaattctaaaaaaatatttacagaGAACTAAAGATTTATATCAGAAATCTTATGATTATAATGAATTATCAAAAGGAGATGTAACAGGTATTTTAGACAAGAAGGTAGATACATATTTAGCAAAACCAATTTTATTACAATATGGAGGTGATGTATGGGGAGAACcttctgaaaaaaaaaacttaagagtTATTAGTGATGAAAGAAAATTTCCAtacattttaaaagaaataaaagatgATTATGCtttagataaaataattaattcgaatttgaaaaaaacaggtaaattaaaagatttaACAGATTATATGaatgtaaaattatataatgttatagaagaaaaagatacaaagttatatttatttgaaaaagatGAAATTGATAAGCTTAACTTAATTAATCATGATGGAAAACTAATTGAAggcaatttaaaaaatcttCTTACACacataaaattttcaaatatagATGTGCATATACGTAAAATAGAAGAGTCTATatctaaaattataaaaaatttggaACTTAATTACGATTCTATAAtcgaaattataaaatatcttaaatcaaataaaaaaataattcacattagagatataataaatgttagtaaaattattttggATAATtcgaatattttttttataaaaaatgatgttCTAACCATTTATATTTGCGCCATTTTAGAATTATTAGGAATTGAAATAAAAACTGAAGATATTCAAgataaagatataaaatcACGAGTTTTAGTTTATTTAAATGTACTTAAAAGTTAtcattatgaaaaaataagaataagaGATCAAATTAAAGATTATGTTATTAAGTTTCTCATTCCTCAAAAGGAGTTTGAAACTTTAAATTATAGTTCACAGTTATACAATTTTATATTAGCCATTAATGAAAGCATAGATGGTAATccaaaaaattatgaattgtttaaaaagaaagaaaatgaatttCATTCAAAATTAGTGTATGCTATGAAAAAAGGAATTCAAGATTTTATGATCTATGTGATTACAACCATAATGAATGACAATCCTAAATTGAAAGAAGAGGAATATTATGACGACAATTATAATAACATAGAAAGAGATCGATTTAATTATGCCAATTATATTTGGAAAAGAGTAGATATAAACGAAGTGTTaactctttatttttatgttataaATCCAGGGTTTAGAGTTCTTctacataattattttataaaagctGACATAAATTGTTTGAAAGATTacgaaaaatttaattttaaagaattgttattctttttaaatagtgAAACAATAAATGAAGATTTTAAAGCTTATATGAAATCACTTGAATTTTTTGAAGTACCTCCTTTGGTTATTCTTTtgagatttttttttgatgagAAATTTAagcatttatttaaatttgataaaataaGAGAAGTTATTGAACCATATTTGTCTTCTCAAGTATTTAATGAAAACACAAAAGTTATGATAGCTAAACTtatatattccttttttgTTAGATTAAATTATCATTCTGTATCTTATTTTGACGGtgatttaatgaaaattatagaTAAAAGTGATCTTAAAATATTAAGTCTATTTCACAATAttctaaataaaatgaattatattttatattgtaATAATGAAAAGTTATATTTAGAAAGATATGCACCTACCAACATATTGTCTAATAAGACCTTTAAATTAGATGCACTGAAAATATTCCAAGAGTTCTTAAATACCCTACCTGAGTATATAAAGCGTCCGttagttaatttttttgaaactGATTTCATAGAAACAACAACTAGTTTAATATCTGATTTCTTTAAGTATGTAAAGACATTTTTAGATATAGATAAAAACAAAGATTTATTTGAATCAGAAGATGCTAATAAGATTGAATCGtttttcaaattaaattACGTTTTtagcaaaaataaaaacgtGATTGAAGAAACATATGAAAAACTAATGGAAAATAAACCATACTTTAAGGATATGCCTATTTTATATTCTAGAAAAGTAAAGTACGATCATACTAATGAAAAGCTTATATATCAGAACGAATTAGAATTAGGGGATATATTTGACCAAAAAGCATTCAACCTTTTAATGGAAATGTTATTCAAAGAACACTTTACATTTTCATATTTGAATAAAAGATTTTCTGAATTCATGAAAAAAAACGGTTTTGTATTTccaaaatttgaaaaattaaaagaaaaaataatttcattagaaaatgaaaaattttatttagatCTTTATAAATATCTTTATGATAGACTTCAACTTTTAAATGTTTCACAGCCAATACAGGAGCTgtattatctttttataaaaaaattattagacTACTCTCTACTTCCTAAAAAATTAGTAGATGATGAATTACAGGAATCTTTAAATACAGaattacaaaataaatattttagataTTTCAATTTCTTGGAAAAACTGTTTAAatgtttatttaatttttattattatgatgAAGCTTATCATTGTGAATCTTTCGGATTCTTTACTAATGAAGAAATACCACATGAACAAAAGGTTTTAAAACTTATGCAAACTCCATATATAGATATCCCTGAACCTACAAAGCATAATCCAATACATGAGGAGTATAAGATTGAGAATGATAACATAACTTTCGATTTCTTCAAACAGTTCATTCCATCTAGTGAATCCatggaaaaggaaaaaattgATGCAGAAGTTTTTAAATTAAGATATTTTATAGCGGAAATTACAAAATTCATATTGCGTactgtattaaaaaaaatgccatctaattatttaattaatatgaaACATGATACTTTAAGTATTGACATAGATGATATAATTTCAAATATGTACTCATTCTTTAAAGAAGCTCGTAAAAGTAAAAAACCTGATGAATCAGAAATACTTGAAATACCTGATTCAATGGGATCAATCAATaactttaataataatgatggaCAAGttaaatttgaaaatataaaatattattttaataattatataacagaatattttttaaaaaataatatgatatttaaacattttaatgattttatCAAACATATTGACAAATTTAAACAATATTTTCCTACTTTATCTGaattatatttgtttattgATAAGCGcgttaatattattaattcacTTTATAATCCATATTATACAAAGATGGCAAAAACACAAACGattattcaaatttttatagATATTCTTAAAAGCTTTGGATTAGAACTTTATGAATTATAA
- the VPS26 gene encoding vacuolar protein sorting-associated protein 26, putative, whose translation MLSNIFGSVCSISLNIDPGENRKFAFLRKDKKGERCPIFSDGEDINGTATISLKPGKKFEHYGIKLELIGQINILNDKTNSYDFFSMSKDLEPPGLLIESKQFKWKFSSVDKQHESYFGVNVQLRYFVRLNIIKGYSGNIQKELDFIVQNLSIPPEINNTIKMEVGIEDCLHIEFEYDKSKYHLKDVVVGKVYFLLVRIKIKHMELDIIKMETSGVGKNYTTESVTLSKFEIMDGSPTKSECIPVRLYLSGFDLTPTYKNIQNKFSVKYYINLIIVDEEERRYFKKQEIFLWRKKLG comes from the exons ATG ttgtCTAATATATTTGGAAGTGTGTGCTCAATAAGCTTAAATATAGATCCTGgagaaaatagaaaatttgcATTTTTAAGAAAAGATAAAAAGGGTGAAAGATGCCCAATTTTTTCAGATGGTGAAGATATAAATGGAACAGCAACAATAAGTTTAAAACCTGGTAAAAAATTTGAACATTATGGTATTAAATTAGAATTAATTGGAcagataaatatattaaatgataaGACAAATtcatatgattttttttcaatgtcAAAAGATTTAGAACCTCCAGGCTTATTAATAGAAAGTAAACAATTCAAATGGAAATTTTCATCAGTTGATAAACAACATGAATCATATTTTGGAGTAAATGTGCAACTCAGATATTTTGTtagattaaatattataaaaggaTACTCTGGTAATATACAAAAGGAGCTTGATTTTATTGTACAGAATTTGTCTATTCCTCCTGAAATAAATAACACAATAAAAATGGAAGTAGGAATAGAAGATTGCTTACATATAGAATTTGAATATGATAAATCCAAATATCATTTAAAAGATGTGGTTGTAGGaaaagtttattttttattagtaagaataaaaataaaacacaTGGAATtagatattataaaaatggaaaCATCAGGCGTAGGCAAGAATTATACAACTGAATCTGTTACTTTATCAAAATTTGAAATAATGGATGGATCACCAACAAAATCTGAGTGTATACCAGTTAGATTATATTTAAGTGGTTTTGATTTAACTcctacatataaaaatattcagaATAAATTTTCAGTTAAATACTATATTAATCTTATTATTGTTGATGAGGAAGAAAGAcgatattttaaaaagcaAGAAATTTTTCTTTGGAGAAAAAAGTTGGGGtaa
- a CDS encoding rRNA-processing protein, putative, producing the protein MNQLNNKRVNILKEVIPEPISVLDYVNDLIENKKKEKEKKKNYLDEWGNMKKNEKTDELKLQWKLLQHVNLYTVNEYHKIKKDEKMPNFFQVATLVNSNDKIKVGEGKESQSLHTPNRRKKKCLSALTLLEKDKNMKEWCVKKYTKIQTKKNIGGKSFVKKQRKELLKMKK; encoded by the coding sequence atgaatcaattaaataataaaagggtaaatattttaaaagaagtTATTCCTGAACCCATATCTGTATTAGATTATGTCAATGATTTAAtagagaataaaaaaaaagaaaaagagaaaaaaaagaattacttaGATGAATGGgggaatatgaaaaaaaatgaaaaaactGATGAATTAAAATTACAGTGGAAATTACTTCAACATGTAAATTTATATACAGTAaatgaatatcataaaataaaaaaagatgagAAAATGCCAAACTTTTTTCAAGTAGCTACTTTAGTTAATAGTAATGACAAAATAAAAGTTGGTGAAGGAAAAGAATCACAATCCTTACATACACCTAAtagaaggaaaaaaaaatgtttatcaGCCTTAActttattagaaaaagataaaaacaTGAAAGAATGGTGcgttaaaaaatatacaaaaattcAGACTAAGAAAAATATAGGAGGGAAATCTTTTGTTAAAAAACAGagaaaagaattattaaaaatgaaaaaataa